DNA sequence from the Acidobacteriota bacterium genome:
CGCGGCGTCCCGCCCCCGCCCCTCAGTCGCTCACCACGTGCAGCGGCCGCCCCGGACCATGAAGGCGCTCAGGCGGCAGGTCGTGCGGGATCTCGATCTTGCACTCGCAGACCTCCTGCTGGCGTTCGGCCAGGTCGGCGAGGCTCAGATTGCAGAGGATGTTCTCGACCGCCTCCTTCACATTGAGGAAGACCTCCCGGATGGCGCAGTGCTTGGGCCCAACGCCGATCGTGCAGGGCTGGGCCAGGATGTGGTCGATCGACGTCGTGTGCCCCTCCAGCGCGACCAGGATGTCGTGCATCGAGATGTCCCCGGCCGGCCGCCCCAGAAGGTGCCCTCCCTGAGGGCCCCGGTTCGAGCGGATCAACTGGAAGCGGGCCAGGGCAGCCAGGATCTGGCGCAGATACGGCTCCGGAATACCCTGGTTGACCGCGATCTCGTGGCTCGGTACCGGCTCCCCCTCCGAGTGCATCGCCACGTACAGCATGGCGCGGATACCGTACTCGCCCTTGGTCGAGATCTTCATAGCGCACTCTCCGCCGAGAACCAGTGTAGCAGCGAGGCCGTCAGCTCGGCACGTAGTCCAGCACCTCTTCGAGCGCCCCGATGTCGCCTTCCTCCGCGTTGAGCCATAGCGCGCTCAGGCCCGCCGCGACCGCACCCTCGCGATCCTCGATCTTGCCGTCGCCGACGTGGAGAACCGAGACCGGCTCCAGCTCCAGGGCGCGGCAGGCGGAAAGGAAGATCGCCTCCGCCGGCTTCGCCGACCCCACGTCCTCGGAGCAGATCACGGCGTCGATGTCGCCGGCCAGACCGAGGTTCGTCAACACGCGGGGCAGCCGACGGTCCCAGTTGCTCGTCACCGCCACGCGCAGACCCCGTCGCCGTAGTTCGGCCAACACCTCGCGGGCGCCGGGGCGAAGCTCCCAGGCATCGGCGTGCTCGAAGCGCGCGAACAGCTCGGCCGCTGCAAAACGCCCGGGGTCTTCCCTCCCGAGCAGCGCGCACGATCTCCTGAGCAGTTCGCGCCAGAAGCCTCGGGCTCCCTCCGGATGGCTGCTGTAGCGGTCCTCGCCCCGTCCGAGCCGGCAATCGAGTTCGCTCCAGGCGGTCAAGAAGACGGTCTCGATGTCGCCGGCCGCCACCTTGTGACCGTGCCGGGCAAGGACTTCCGCGTAGATCTCCCCGCGGCGCGGACAGGCGAAGAGCGTCCCCGTGGCGTCGAAGGAAACGCCTCGAAGCGGTGCGGCGCCATGGCGAGACGTGGCCCGGACGGGCCGCTCTTGACGTTCGCTCAAGAGAATCCGTAGCGGCGGCCGAAGAAGTAGAAGGCGGTGACGACGAGCGAATGACGGATCTCGCCGCTCGCGATCCGATCGGGGACCTCGCACAGCGGCACCAGCACGACCTCCAGCTCCTCGCTGCCGTCACCGATCGGATCGCCGGTGAGGACCAGATTGCGGGCCAGCCACAACGAACACACGTTGTCGAAGATGGCCGGATTCGGCTCGACCACGCCCAGGCGCTCGATCCTGCCGGCCCGGTACCCGGTCTCTTCGTGCAGCTCGCGTCCCGCGGCAACGCCCGCGTCCTCGCCCGCTTCGACGATGCCGCCGGGAATCTCGAGCGAAACCTCTGCGCGCCCGAAGCGCCACTGGCGGATGAACACAACCGTCGGCCCGCCCTTCGCGGCCTCGGACTCGATCAGGGGAATCACGTTGACCCAATCCGCCGACCGCAGGACCAGCGCCTCCCGCCGGTCGGCACCGGCACGGAGTTCCTGCATCTCGACCTGGAGCCGCGGATGTTCGAAGACCGGGCGGTCGGCTTCGACGCGCCAGGGACGGACCCTCTCCACCGCCCTACTCCTCCCGCTCGAAGGGCGGCCGGCGCCACTCGAAGTTGAGAACCCGCACGGCGCGGCCGCTAAAGAAGATGAGAAAGGCGATGCCGGCGGCACTCGAGAGCGCCATCAACCAGCTGAAGTCGCGCCAGAGCATGACGATCGGTACCGTGAGCGCTCCGGCCACCACCGCCGTCACGAGCAGGCGGACGGCGATCCGGTCAAACACGGGCGGCCGAACCAGCGGCGAATCGGCGTCCGGTTTGTCGTGCATGTTCGGAAGTATGCCAAGCGGATGCGAGCGCGAGCCGTATGCTCTGACGAGATGGCGACACGACGGCAATGACAACCACGGAGAAACCCACCCGACGGCTTCGTGTCCTCCTGGTGCGGCTGTCGGCCATCGGCGACTGCCTGCACGCGGTCCCGGTGGCGGCGGCCCTTCGCCGCGCCCACCCGGACGCGTTCATCGGCTGGGCGATTCAGGAACCGTCCGCAACTCTCCTGCGCGGCTGCCCCGGCGTGGACCGCTTCCATATCTACCCCCGCCGGACTCGCGGCATCGCTGCGCGGTTCGAGGCGTTCAGCCGTTTTCGCCGCGAACTCAGGAGCTGCCGCTACGACGCGGCAATCGATGTCCAGG
Encoded proteins:
- a CDS encoding Rrf2 family transcriptional regulator; protein product: MKISTKGEYGIRAMLYVAMHSEGEPVPSHEIAVNQGIPEPYLRQILAALARFQLIRSNRGPQGGHLLGRPAGDISMHDILVALEGHTTSIDHILAQPCTIGVGPKHCAIREVFLNVKEAVENILCNLSLADLAERQQEVCECKIEIPHDLPPERLHGPGRPLHVVSD
- a CDS encoding HAD-IA family hydrolase, translated to MSERQERPVRATSRHGAAPLRGVSFDATGTLFACPRRGEIYAEVLARHGHKVAAGDIETVFLTAWSELDCRLGRGEDRYSSHPEGARGFWRELLRRSCALLGREDPGRFAAAELFARFEHADAWELRPGAREVLAELRRRGLRVAVTSNWDRRLPRVLTNLGLAGDIDAVICSEDVGSAKPAEAIFLSACRALELEPVSVLHVGDGKIEDREGAVAAGLSALWLNAEEGDIGALEEVLDYVPS
- a CDS encoding NUDIX hydrolase; the protein is MERVRPWRVEADRPVFEHPRLQVEMQELRAGADRREALVLRSADWVNVIPLIESEAAKGGPTVVFIRQWRFGRAEVSLEIPGGIVEAGEDAGVAAGRELHEETGYRAGRIERLGVVEPNPAIFDNVCSLWLARNLVLTGDPIGDGSEELEVVLVPLCEVPDRIASGEIRHSLVVTAFYFFGRRYGFS